Proteins co-encoded in one Acidobacteriota bacterium genomic window:
- the galK gene encoding galactokinase, producing MTAVDAKVRSAHADRFGSEAKTYSAPARVNLIGEHTDYTGGLVMPMAIGFRTVAAISPRSDGKAVFYSTNYGEAREFDIASLGKEPDGRWSDYPAGVLWSLKQAGIGPSGFNMSLDGDVPLGAGLSSSASVEVAVAIAILSQMKMRLPLEELAPLCRAAENEYVGAKCGIMDQFIVAGGVEHRAMMLDCRSLEYELLPLPSSVRVVIANSMVKHSVATGDYGNRRDEVEAGQEVLRRERPGIELLRDAAVADLDACRGKMSAESYARCRHIITENARVMAAREALLAGDMNRFGELMIEAHASMRDDFAASCSEVDSLVEIARRQQGCFGARITGGGFGGCTVNVVKTESAATFVEQVKRDYELAVGIKADCFVSSPSDGALALFEKAGAA from the coding sequence ATGACAGCAGTAGATGCGAAGGTGCGCTCAGCACACGCTGACCGGTTTGGCTCAGAAGCAAAGACGTATTCAGCTCCAGCCCGCGTAAACCTGATTGGCGAGCATACGGACTACACGGGCGGTCTGGTTATGCCGATGGCGATCGGGTTTCGCACGGTTGCTGCTATAAGCCCACGCAGCGACGGTAAGGCCGTCTTCTATTCGACAAACTACGGAGAGGCGCGAGAGTTTGATATCGCTTCTCTGGGGAAAGAGCCGGATGGGCGTTGGAGCGATTATCCGGCTGGCGTTCTGTGGAGTTTGAAGCAGGCAGGTATCGGTCCTAGCGGATTCAATATGAGTCTTGATGGGGATGTTCCGCTTGGAGCCGGACTCAGTTCCTCGGCTTCGGTTGAAGTTGCCGTCGCAATCGCCATACTGTCTCAGATGAAGATGAGACTTCCGCTTGAAGAGCTTGCGCCGCTTTGCCGTGCGGCGGAAAACGAGTATGTCGGGGCGAAGTGCGGAATTATGGACCAGTTTATCGTCGCTGGCGGCGTTGAGCATCGCGCAATGATGCTGGACTGTCGTTCGCTGGAGTATGAGCTGCTCCCGCTGCCTTCCAGCGTTCGTGTTGTGATTGCCAATTCGATGGTAAAGCATTCGGTAGCAACCGGAGACTACGGCAATCGCCGCGATGAGGTGGAAGCAGGTCAGGAGGTTCTGCGGCGCGAGCGACCGGGAATCGAGTTGCTGCGCGATGCAGCGGTTGCAGATCTCGATGCCTGTCGCGGAAAGATGAGCGCTGAAAGTTATGCCAGGTGCAGGCACATCATTACCGAGAATGCGCGTGTTATGGCGGCCCGCGAGGCTCTGCTTGCAGGGGATATGAACCGATTTGGCGAGTTGATGATCGAGGCACACGCGAGCATGCGCGACGATTTTGCTGCAAGCTGCTCTGAGGTCGATTCACTGGTTGAGATTGCGCGTCGTCAGCAGGGATGTTTTGGCGCGAGGATTACCGGCGGCGGCTTTGGTGGATGCACGGTGAATGTGGTGAAGACTGAGTCTGCAGCGACGTTTGTGGAGCAGGTCAAGCGCGACTACGAGCTTGCCGTAGGAATCAAAGCCGATTGCTTTGTTTCTTCACCTTCGGACGGCGCTTTGGCGCTGTTTGAGAAGGCGGGTGCAGCGTGA